The following proteins are encoded in a genomic region of Struthio camelus isolate bStrCam1 chromosome 3, bStrCam1.hap1, whole genome shotgun sequence:
- the LOC104139950 gene encoding nuclear receptor subfamily 0 group B member 2-like has product MASQAPEKSEKCQCETHHAKSILYEILNKEHRNETKWYQQYYRLHCSIGSNGCSCVDSRRVVLKMPEVTCRRASEVLLKTSAFIRNLPSFYHMPWEDQVTLIQQNWAPLFVLGLAQEGVDFELREISAPSLLKKILLNQSSMASDELGSSSLGASLAEVQKMKNLLWKLWNLDISAKEYAYLKGIILFNSGQHVLKCLPYVQTLQQEARQALMEFISMMFNRHLGRFAWILQLLNSLQDIDADAIEELFFRSILGEVTLNELLLEILYIKPDWL; this is encoded by the exons ATGGCTAGTCAGGCACCTGAGAAATCTGAGAAATGTCAGTGTGAGACACACCATGCTAAGAGCATCCTGTACGAGATCCTTAACAAAGAGCATCGAAATGAGACCAAGTGGTACCAGCAATATTACCGACTCCACTGCTCCATAGGAAGCAACGGCTGCTCTTGTGTAGACAGCAGAAGAGTTGTCCTGAAAATGCCAGAAGTCACGTGCAGAAGAGCTTCTGAAGTGCTCTTGAAGACATCAGCTTTTATCAGAAACTTGCCTTCTTTTTATCACATGCCCTGGGAGGATCAAGTTACTCTCATACAGCAGAACTGGGCCCCTCTTTTTGTCCTGGGCCTGGCACAAGAAGGGGTGGATTTTGAGCTGAGAGAGATTTCAGCCCCTAGTTtgttgaaaaaaattcttctcaatCAATCTTCTATGGCTAGTGATGAACTAGGCAGCTCCTCACTTGGAGCATCTTTAGCAGAAGTGCAGAAGATGAAGAATTTATTGTGGAAATTATGGAACCTGGACATAAGTGCAAAAGAATATGCCTACCTTAAAggaattattctttttaattctg GACAGCATGTCCTAAAATGTCTTCCCTATGTACAAACACTGCAGCAGGAAGCTCGGCAAGCTTTGATGGAGTTTATCTCAATGATGTTCAACAGACACCTAGGCAGGTTTGCTTGGATTCTTCAGCTACTCAACTCTCTCCAAGACATTGATGCAGATGCTATTGAAGAACTCTTCTTCAGGTCCATCTTAGGAGAGGTCACCTTAAATGAATTACTTTTAGAAATCCTATATATCAAGCCAGACTGGCTTTGA